The segment AGGGGTTCACAAAGAAGGTGAAAAGTACCAAAAACTTTATAACACTGCATGTCAGTGGGAGATCAAGGCTTGTGACATGTTCATTAACGTCTCCACATCATTAGTGTCTAATACcacattatataaataaataaaatcaacgcAGAATTTAGAGGGAAGAATATTCCGCGGGAAATTTCAAATTTTATTCACCAAACATCAAAGATTTAAAGGAGATTAAGAAATAATTATTTCCTGCATTTGTACTTTGTGTATTTGATTGCTTCCGCCATCCTGTTAAAAGATGTGAATCTTTCAGAAGGACACTATCGCCACCTGGTGGTGAAGAGAGAGAATACCAGTgatacattttttgttttctagtgTTTGCATAGGTTgagcttccttttttttttttttgctataggaACAGTATCATCATTAAAGCTAATCGCAGATGTTGTTGAACAGTAGTCCCGCCATCATACACTATggattaaagggttgtctcacctcaaacattggtggcataaaaCTAGGATATGTTACCAATGTCAtattataggtgcaggtcccacctctgggacccacacctatctctagaatggagtgcccaaagtgaaggagagtgcaccaaATATACGAGGCCGCCCACCATTCATTGCCGAAAATTGCCGAGTGGCGCATTCAGTTATTTTGGGAAATCCCACAGAAATGTATGGAGCGTGCACCATGCAAGCGTGGCCACAGCGCTCTATTAACTTATATGGAACTGCCGGGAAGACATGAACGTGacgctcctatagaaatgaatggagggcagcagctcatgcgcagtgtgctctcctttactttgggagctccgttctaaagataggtgcaggtccaacccctgtgacctgcacctatctgacattggtgtcatatcttagcgatatgccaccaatgtttgaggtcagacaacctctttaatgtttgACCATGAAGACATCGGTAGCATCTGATGTTTAAGTAACCTAACATTACCTGTTCATTGTGGTAGGTGTACTTTACTAAACTTAATCCAGTCCTGCTTATGGGTACAATGGAGCTTCTTTCTGGTGTCTCAGAGTACTACTGGTGCATATGGACAACCTTTGGATAATAATGAGGTTGATAAGGTCTGTTCAACATAATATGCCAAACGTATTCAACACATAAGACTCATCATGACTTGTAAGTGGGATTCCAGTTTGGAAATTCTGGGTCTCAAGTACCAGAGCTATCCCACAGAGAGTGTCCTTTTTTCCCGTTGGCCAactggttgatatgggcaacaaagacactAATTTTGATCTATGAGGTTTCCAAAACTTCTGGTAGATCTCCCCTTTAAGTCTTGTCTTCTCTTTGCTTCCAGATTCTGAAGTAACCATGTGATTGCCTCGACCTCAGGCATGGACAACGTTACGTCAGTTCCGATCGGGAACAATTCATGTACTTTCCATGAAGAATTTAAGCAAATCCTCCTACCTGTGGTCTACTCCGTGGTTTTGGTCTTTGGTCTACCACTCAATTTTATTGTGATCCTTCAAGTGTGTCTTTCAAGAAAGGTGCTCACCCGTACGGCCATCTACACCCTCAATCTAGCGGTAGCTGATTTCCTATATGTGTGCTCCCTCCCTCTTCTCATATATAATTATGTTCAGCATGACTATTGGCCATTTGGGGACTTCACTTGCCGTTTTGTCCGGTTCCAATTCTACACCAACCTCCATGGAAGTATCATGTTCCTCACCTGCATGAGCTTCCAGAGATATATGGGCATCTGCCACCCCTTATCTGTGTGGCACAAGAAGAGAGGCAAAAAGTTCACATGGGTGGTCTGTGGGATAGTCTGGTTTATTGTCATTGTCCAATGTATACCCACCTTCCTCTTTGCATCTACAGGAACCCAGAGGAATCGGACCGTCTGCTATGACTTGAGCACTCCAGCCTTATCCTCCCGGTATTTCCCATATGGCataacattgactttcactggCTTCTTGATTCCTTTCATTGCCATTTTAGTTTGTTATTGTGCCATGACCAAAATCCTCTTCCATAAGAATGACCTTGCCGATGTGGCAACACGTCGAAAGAAGGACAAAGCCATCCGTATGATCATCATCGTGGTCATGGTGTTTGCCATAAGCTTCTTTCCTTTCCATCTCACCAAAACCATCTATTTGGTTGTACGTTCCAAGACAGGGGTTCCATGTTTAGTGCTGCAAACTTTTGCCATTGTGTATAAATGTACAAGGCCCTTCGCCAGCATGAACAGCGTCCTCGACCCCATCTTGTTCTATTTTACCCAGCAGAAATTTAGGCAGAGCACCAAAGTATTGGTAAAGAGGTTCACCAGCAAATGGAAGGGTGAAACAACCAATACTCAACAATGACAGTGTCACGTGCcggaggcccaaggcagacctccgggacgtcatggaaacaggacacaggcaaaacagaccaaggacccacagagaactttattacaagTGCAATAAAAGCACATGACTGtaagcaggttaggcaatagtggtagcactaccatgGAACCAAgtgcagaccagaggcaaaacccagagggcgGAGAGCCAGTAatccgttcttcacagagcccctggtggtaagggatgaactgggccgaggACTCACTGGTCGCGCCTCCAGGAAGGTCCCAGaacacttggcccctacctgcagagaaccaGGCTGGTGAAACCACCAGCGGAAAGATAACAAaactggaacccaagcaaacacaggacatggaacagacaacaagacgaacaggaaccagcacagaagcagatgcctggatcCCAAGCGGAATGAAAGCATGGCGGTcttaggcagagctgcacacagactagagatccacacagactagagatcctccaTCCGGAGAACCCAGGGACCCTCTCATGAAGGCCGGACAgatacaggaacagaagcagaagGAACAAAAGGCAGACACGAACAGACAttgatcagaagcagtttagcactgccaggcaggacataggacaggatcagaagcagtttagcactgccaggcaggacataggtcaggatcagaagcagtttagcactgccaggcaggacataggtcaggatcagaagcagtttagtactgccaggcaggacataggacaggatcagaagcagtttagcactgccaggcaggacataggacaggatcagaagcagtttagtactgccaggcaggacataggacaggatcagaagcagtttaacACTGCCATtctggacataggacaggatcagaagcagtttagcactgccaggctgacataggacaggatcagaagcagtttagcactgccaggtaggacataggacaggatcagaagcagtttagcactgccaggtaggacataggacaggatcagaagcagtttagcactgccaggtaggacataggacaggatcagaagcagtttagcactgccaggcaggacataggacaggatcagaagcagtttagcactgccaggcaggacataggacaggatcagaagcagtttagcactgccaggcaggacataggacaggatcagaagcagtttagcactgccaggctgacataggacaggatcagaagcagtttagcactgccaggctggacataggacaggatcagaagcagtttagcactgccaggcaggacataggacaggatcagaagcagtttagcactgccaggcaggacataggacagaatcagaagcagtttagcactgccaggcaggacataggacaggatcagaagcagtttagcactgccaggcaggacataggacaggatcagaagcagtttagtactgccaggcaggacataggacaggatcagaagcagtttagcactgccaggcaggacataggacaggatcagaagcagtttagcactgccaggcaggacataggacaggatcagaagcagtttagtactgccaggcaggacataggacaggatcagaagcagtttagtactgccaggctatcagatgcagtaGAGCACCGCTAGGCtacacatggaacagacaaggataACATAAACATCaataacacagaacaggtgcaggagATCAGACAAGGCAATAACAACATAGAACAGGTAACAACATCAGACAAAGCAGCAACAACACATTACCAGgcgacaccacaaacaagggcagatAGGAAATAAAACCTGGGTCagcagcgaggggctacaccTAGAAAGACACAAAACAGACTGaccccaagccccacagctcacaggtagTAATAGCTGGGTAaggagggcacctgataagccacacccaggaacgGACCAGGGGAAGTTAACTCCATCAGAATCAAGCAGGGAGGGGAGCGTGCCTGCATGAACAGGGAAGTGaacacacaggctgcagtactggatgttgcccctggcaaccagcattcATAGAGTCCACCGCAGCCAGTACACCAGACCACAAACAACCCGTGACACAACAGAAATGCATCCATCCAtactaaggccatgttcacacacaaggccacAGCCAGCACGCATCGCAGAACCAGCAAGCATGGGgatacccacagccagtacacaaagcgcatgcagccagcctgcacggcaccagAGACATGagccacagagatgcagacacggaaatccacaaacacaggccacagttcatacactacaccgcagccagcatgcagtcCCAAGGACCCAGCATacacagcctgcagccagtacgtgagagagcctgcagccagtcTGCACGGCCATAACTGTCACAGGGAACCGCACCGTGGTAGACAGCTGGAGTCCCGTTTCAGGTAGGCCGTTCCCAGGAAAGCAATCCAAAAAAAGATGGCATAAAGCTATACCAGCCTGTATTTGTAGGCAAGAAATAGCTAATCAAGTATCATTTCCAGCTGATGAAAACATTCCCATCCTGGCAGATTCGACTGATCCCATGACCATATATACCTGACAAATGACAAAATAATGTAAAGGGGTGGAGCTTGACAAATATTTGCTGCCCTGGTTAAATGTGTCACATAATAGACACTGCAGAAACCATACTGTAGCAGTAAATTCTGAAACAATAAGCTCATACAATGTGTAAGAGAACACCAAGTCTGATGGACATTTTCCTTAAATTCAAGTAGTGTAGCAGGATAGCCTCTATTCATGCTCACATCTTGGAACTACAATACAGGCATCCCCTATGATCCATAATTGAAGAGGAAAGAACACAAGCAAAATTAAAGGGATGGCTATGGGGTCAAAACTCACCCCTGActactgaacagaagtatttgccGCCAATGCCACCTCCTCGGTCCTCCATTTGTATCACATAATATCATCTACTGCCAGCATGTGGTCTTTATGACGAGAACTTATGACAACAGAGGCAGAAAACAGCCTTACGCATGGAATAtgaaactgaaaaaataatacagaTTCTAGGTCCAAACAACCTGAGGAAGGAGAGTAATTACAGACTTGCAGGCTTTTGTGCACCATAGTTCCTTTGTGGGGAGCGCTGTGTACATTGTTCTTACAAACTATAgtttaaatgtaaataaaaactaaaaatgtgAATTGAATGACAATAATCTCCGCCCTTCTGACAGCAGAAGATGAATGTGCAGTGTTATATAAGAGACAATATTAGGTGTTGTAATGCGAATAGCAGCAAAGCAGGACAATTAAAGCATGATTACCAATTGTTCTCAGTAGCTGCATCCTGCCCATCACACGGTATGTGACCCATTGATGAATGCACATACTCTACAGTTATACACTGGCTTGCTGCTTGGAGGCTATACTCCACGGTGTCAGCAGATCAGTGCACTGTCAGAAATGTTCTGCATTGTGAAGATTTTCTGTACCTGCCCTGTGGAATCTTTTTGTTGCGCCTTCAGTAAATTTTCTTCCATGTGTGTTCCTCAATGTGCGCTCCTTTGTGAATTCTTCCATGTGCATTCTATAATGTGCACTCTTCAGTGTGCCTTCAGTAAGCCTTCGACAGTATATGTTCTTCTTTGTGCATTCTTCAGTGTGCGTTTGTCTGTGTGTACTTCAGTGTGTTTTCCTTGTGCCTTCTTCAGTCTGCATCTTCAGCTGGAGTTTTTCAGTGTGCTTTCTTCTGTGTGCATTCTTCATGCATTCTTAGGTGAGAGTTCTTCAGTGTATGTTCCTAAGTGTCCATTCTTCAGCATCCATTATTTGTGCATACTTCAGTGTGCTTTCTTTGGTGTGCTTTCTTCATGCATTCTTCAGTGTGTGTTTCTCACTGTGCTCTCTTCAGTTTGCCttatgcacctagcctttctgctgcctgagatgAAAACTGAAACGACACCCACCCCCCCATGCCagtttcttgacctaaccccttccctccagccctatatctaaagacatacttggaaaacattacatacagagctacaaaacatacatgATAATACaggaccacatacctcttacatccagtgatgtctcctctgatgtagatgttctctttctttatcttctccgttcagaccagaccgccatgatgacttctttcagacatctcttgtctctgcagagtttgacaagcagacgtcttagtttcctacttttccatcatcctcccaccttccgaacaccccatcctgccacctccaatactgtgtccgctgtgcccccaatgttATCCTGCAGAAATAGATaacccccctgaaaatactactactacacagatagtgcccccttcaaaaattattggcacacagtgctctaaataaTAACTCTGCCCAGCAAACAGTGTCCCTTATAGAGCCGTaaacatagtgtcctccaaaaCAAATTTGCTGATTCTGTGCAAGGGTGCCtcccaatgtaacagtcctcccaaaggtcccaccaatagtaatgatTCTCTGCCACAGTGCACTATGTGGTAACAGTGCACCCAACAGTAATAATGTACCTCATTTTGCCCCCGGTAGTAAAAATTCCCCCTATAATGTGggcttgtacaaaaaaaaaaacttatcatGTTTGCCAGTAAAGTAATTCCCACTTGAAATGTGTGCCAATAGAAAACTGCTCCCTTATAATCTGCGGcagtacaaaaaaaacacacattgtaGTGGCCCCTGTAgaacaaatgtccccatagtggcaaCCTTAAAATGTTTGCCACTACAAAAGTTCTCCTTCTTACGGCCGCAATGTCCCCTTAGTGCTTTCTCCAGTTACAAAATAATCACACACACACCCCACCCCATTGTGGCCCAACaccatgctgccaaataaaataaaataaactcatgcttacctccattctgctgtcGGCGATGCGGTGTAGGACACGGACCTCGTCTAGTCTGTGCCCTGAGTTCTATGCAGCCcgactcaggcagcgcgatgacaccggcctctgataggctacaggaactaggactaaagcctattagaggaaacggTGGGCCAAGAAGACATCGCTCCAATGCCCTGtcacagcattcaactgtattgttgTCCTAAGTACAGcaatgcagttgaatatgtagagatgagcgtttccactgGAAGCGCTTTTGCCCATGGCatttctgctgcccccctcctgcccctacctggtgctgcctgaggcaatggcctcacctcgcctcattggcggTGCGCCCTTGGCACTGTCTGTCCTTCAGTGTGCGTTCTTCAGCGTGCATTCTTCAGCGTGCGTTCTTCAGCGTGCGTTCTTCAGCGTGCGTTCTTCAGTGTGCGTTCTTCAGTGTGCCTTCAGTGAGACTTTTTCAGTGTATGTTCCTAAGTGTCCATTCTTCAGTGTGCGTTCTTCAGCGTGCGTTCTTCAGCGTGCGTTCTTCAGCGTGCGTTCTTCAGCGTGCGTTCTTCAGTGTGCGTTCTTCAGTGTGCGTTCTTCAGTGTGCGTTCTTCAGTGTGCGTTCTTCAGTGTGCGTTCTTCAGTGTGTGTTCTTCAGTGTGCCTTCAGTGAGACTTTTTCAGTGTATGTTCCTAAGTGTCCATTCTTCAGCGTGCGTTCTTCAGTGTGCGTTCTTCAGTGTGTGTTCTTCAGTGTGCCTTCAGTGAGACTTTTTCAGTGTATGTTCCTAAGTGTCCATTCTTCGGTGTGCGTTCTTCAGTGTGCGTTCTTCAGTGTGCGTTCTTAGGTGTGCATTCTTCAGTGTGCGTTCTTCAGTGTGCGTTCTTCAGTGTGCTTTCTTTGGTGTGCTTTCTTCATGTGTGTGTTTCTCAATATGCTCTCTTCAGTTTGCCTTATGCACTGTCTGGGggtacacctagcctttctgctgcctgagatgAAAACTGAAACGACACCCACCCCACCCCCCATGCcagtttcttaacctaaccccttccctccagccctatatctaaagacatacttggaaaacattacatacagagctacaaaacatacatgATAATACaggaccacatacctcttacatccagtgatgtctcctctgatgtagatgttctctttctttatcttctccattcagaccagaccaccatgatgatttctttcagccatctcttgtctctgcagagtttgacaagcagacgtcttagtttcctacttttccatcatcctcccaccttttgaacaccccatcctgccacccccaatattgtgccgctgtgctccccaatactatactgcagaaatggaTAAcccccccctgaaaatactactaccacacagatagtgcccccttcaataattagtggcacacagtgctctaaataaTAACTTCAGTGTGCGTTCTTCAGTGTCCATTCTTCAGTGTGCGTTCTTCAGTGTGCGTTCTTCAGTGTGCGTTCTTCAGTGTGCGTTCTTCAGTGTGCGTTCTTCGGTGTGCGTTCTTCGGTGTGCGTTCTTCGGTGTGCGTTCTTCGGTGTGCATTCTTC is part of the Bufo gargarizans isolate SCDJY-AF-19 unplaced genomic scaffold, ASM1485885v1 original_scaffold_1788_pilon, whole genome shotgun sequence genome and harbors:
- the P2RY6 gene encoding P2Y purinoceptor 6, yielding MDNVTSVPIGNNSCTFHEEFKQILLPVVYSVVLVFGLPLNFIVILQVCLSRKVLTRTAIYTLNLAVADFLYVCSLPLLIYNYVQHDYWPFGDFTCRFVRFQFYTNLHGSIMFLTCMSFQRYMGICHPLSVWHKKRGKKFTWVVCGIVWFIVIVQCIPTFLFASTGTQRNRTVCYDLSTPALSSRYFPYGITLTFTGFLIPFIAILVCYCAMTKILFHKNDLADVATRRKKDKAIRMIIIVVMVFAISFFPFHLTKTIYLVVRSKTGVPCLVLQTFAIVYKCTRPFASMNSVLDPILFYFTQQKFRQSTKVLVKRFTSKWKGETTNTQQ